Genomic DNA from Solanum dulcamara chromosome 4, daSolDulc1.2, whole genome shotgun sequence:
ACAAGTGAAGGAAAATGTGTTATCTGACATCTTGTATCCTCTATTTCTAAGGGGAGACCAGCCATATGGAATGCAGATTAATTCAATAATCGTCCAAATCATAGTGTTGATCATAGTCATATCCTCCAACATCCTCACCGTAATGCACATCCTCGCCAAATGCCTCTTCGTAAGTCTCATCTACTTCCGGATCAATTTTGTCGCTCTTTACCCCATTATCATCCATTGAATCGTAAGCAGTTCGAGCTTTCTTTGGGTTCTCAGTTGCCTGCATAATTAATATGACCatgagttatatatatggaGATGACAATAATACAGCAAAGATTtgtgtaatttttcctttagATGAATACCTGCAACTACAAAATTTCAGGGTGCTACAGAAGTTCTGATTTCTACTTGGACTTGTGATTTCAAGGTTTCTTATATCTCTTCCTAATTTTACGAGTATGTTTGGTCGTCAGATCTTTTTATGTTAATCACAAGAAAATCCATAGCTCAACTAAAGATAAACCATACATTTCTCCTTTTCAAGAAACTGCAACTCAGTTCCATCTCACCTCCAACACCCAAGattctgtatatatgtttttCCTAATAAGTCAAAACTGaagatttttttgaaaaaagaaaacgaTACTCCACCAAAGGAATTGACATCTGAGCAAAATTGAAAGTAACAGCAGAAGGTATAAAGGAATTCTCAAGATTTTTTTGGAGTAGGAGAAGCACATACAGAATCATCAAAAAGCTTCTCTAGCACATCGTAGTTGATCTTAGAGCTCAGCCTCTGCATCACATATTATAAAGCAGCGTAAGTGGAAAACAACACAAATGATAAATCTGATGAATATTGTTTCACGCAAAAAGGAAGATACACTACATAATACAAACATAAGACAAAGAGGCCAAAAAATTATCGAGACCAATGGGAAGAAACTAGAACTTTTTTGTGAACTTCGTAGTTACATGATCATATAGGTAAATGAACTTGCACGCTCATTTGCAATCCCTAAACTCTATCAAACTCAGGCCAAAAGCAACAGAAATGTTGAAATTGAGACAAACAAACACTCAAGAAGAAATAACTGAAACATACTGTAAGTCTGCATCTAAGACCAGCAAAGTGATGCATAACAACTGGTGGATCTATGTGGGAGGCATGGGTTCATGTGCATCCACGCTCTCCTCTCTAGGGTCGGGACCATGTATAACAATGTTATATTTCTTCAGAAGTATTGACCCGAAGTTCAAAGATTCAAATAATCCAATTGTTACTGGGTGCAACTCTTTAGGTGAGGTTGGGTGTTTGAATACCATGTATGtcatgtttttttaatttcttttttacaatTGGGCCCACCAATGAAATGGGTATGTCTGGTGTCCCTTTTTGCGttttaattaagtaattttctttctttttttgtttagtTTATTCTTTCAAAATTACCAAGTGACATGGAAAACCCATTCTCCTTTCATCATAAAAGTTTATAAGTAAATCAGAAGTCTCTATTAAAACTAGTAGTAGTGGAGGATATTATAGCACAATCAAATAGATGTCGTGCCTAGATACCAACATTTCCTACAGGgagtatatatgtgtgtgtgtgcgcGCGCCCGCGTGTAAAAACTTACtaagatttaaaataaaaattttgggTCTATGATTTCAGAAGTGAATTGGGTTCAACAGTAAGATCCCAAAAATTAAACCAGTCAAAGCTAAATCTTGAATTCACTTCCTCGTAAGTCGTAATAGTGCACTCGTCTTCTTAAAATTCTGGAACTGCCCTTGTGCCTAACAATGAGAAGTCACGACCAAGGAGTTTGGTGGGATGAATGAGTTCCCTCCACCCTTAATTAGAATttgctatttctttttttggccATATACAAGTggtcacaccaggagcgacaggattagaaatgaggctattcgggacaaggtaggagtggcctcggtggaagacaagatgcgggaaatgcgactgagatggtttgggcatgtgaagaggagggacacagatgacccagtgagaaggtgtgagaggttggccatggatggctacagaagaggtaggggtaggccgaagaagtattggggagaggtgattagacaggacatggctcagttacagcttaccgaggacatgaccttagataggaggctgtggaggacccacattagggtagaaggctagtacatagtctcgttattcttccctattcataggcgcactagcacattacaattccttgtactctcatttctgctatttctattactatttattgctttcagtacttttgattactctattttatctgtgatgccttcgttatttatttttctatagcgctttgaattttttaactttatctgacccccttttatgctttttttgagccgagggtctctcggaaacagccgtcctaccttggtaggagtaaggtctgcgtacaatctaccctccccagaccccacgttgtgggatttcactgggttgttgttgttgttgttgttgttgtatacaaGTGCTATACCAAACGAGGAGAAACCAACATAATATGGTTTTCTCCAAAAGATACCCAATCCTCTATTCAAACAGGAACTACACGGGcgaatcaaaagaaaataagggatCGGAGACTACTCCTCAATTGAGCAAAGCTCATCTCCGCCCCTTCAAAAGCTCTCCTATTTCTCTCTTCCCAAATGACCCACATTAAAGCAAGAGCGGTAACATTCCAAGCCTTGAACCTCAACTCCTTTACGGATCTTAACATTacccaagaaactccaaacCATCTAAGGATATTCTCCCATAAGCTTGTAGCTAAtttgcaatgtaatgaaatatgGTCCACGTAACCTTTCGTCTCCTAAGATTCTCCGTAGTCAAAAACACCTCTCTAGTAGCTAACCATACGAAGAAGCACACCTTCCTCGGCACGAGGCATCTTAGGAATCTAAACTGAGATATGTGGATAAATAAACCTATGCTCTAACTAGAAGCTTTTCATAGAAGGACTTAACTGAGAACATATTGTTATTTCTCAACTCTCAACTCAAAGCATCAGGTTTGCCAACTAGCTCGCATTGCTTTTGAAGTAAAACTAGCAAATCTTTGAAACCTGGTCACCTCCTAATCCTGAAAATTCCTCCTAAACCTTAAGTCACAAAAAGTCTCATCCCCTTGTGCCCCCCTAACTTGCTGAACAGACAACTCCCACAAGAGACTTTGTACAATATCAGGAATTCATCCTTAAGCACCAAACTTGCACACCACTTTTTCCCCAAAAAGCTAACTCTACTCCATCCCCAGCCTTAAAAGTAATGTTATCGTTGAAATCATCTCACCCCTTCATTATAGTCCTCCACACAACACACCTGAAAGGCATAAACCATTTACCCAAAAGTGCTTTGTTAAGGACCTTCAAATCCTTAACGCCGAGTCCTCCCCACTGTTTAGGAGATATCACAGTCTCCAATCGAACTAATTGGAACTTCTTTTCCCCATCCGCTGCATCCCATAGGAAAAGAAACCTTCCCAACTTACCTATCACAGTGGTAGGTGCATTGAAGAAGGACATGCAATATGTAGGGATATTTGATAAAGTGCGGCTCTTAATAAGAACTTCCTTGCCTCCTTTGGATAAGTAGCTTTTTTGCTAACCTGCTAGCCTCTTCTCTACCCTCTGAATGACCGGATTCCAAATACCAAGATCCTTATTTGATGCGCCTAGAGGTAATACAGGGTAGGTAGTAGGGAGAGGCCTACCTTTTTTTTCACCCATCTTTTTCGATGCAATTTCCGTCTTATCTTGAAAGCTACTGGTCTTTTGGAGAAAACATATCCAATATCACTACCACCATAAGCCAGTACCCGTATCACCTGAAAGTAGAATCCTGTGAACCACAACATCAGATATTTCTAACTGTCTGCACTGTAGTGCTTTCACATCCCATAATTACCTTCGCTTATTCTCGAATCAATGTACAGGGACAAAGAAACGAAGTTGCAGAATCTCGAAGGGACACTTCCTTTTTTACAGTTGGAGGAAGACGAAGCATtggccaaaagaagaaaatgaacaaGCGAGCAAGACAAGTAACGGAAGAGAAGAATCAATCACTCAACTACAACTTGATCAGGGATACTAGTTGAGATCGGATATACAAACCCTTTGTAACCACTTCGGTCCGTTCAAACTCATTTTGTCCAACACCAAATGTTTAAAGAGGGCTTCTCGCTAGCATTTATCTTTTATTATGGTATggattttcattaaattttcctCGGATAAATTACAAGGAAAAAGAAGCTACTAATCGAAACTGCATTACAAACAAATGAATAAAGGATTCCaagaaacattttgatattttgtggATCAAATGAACAAAAAGATATGTTCCTCAAAAACTACAAAACTACAAATCTCTCCCTCATTTGTCCTAGTGAAGGAGAAATATGGGCCATTATGCCTATCGTCGTAGAAGTTGTTCCTAGGTTCCAGAAGATATTAGAAATTATGGTTTCAAATAACAATGAAGATACATAATCTACAAATTGACAAGGAAAAATTACAGTCAAATACCATATGGACATCCAGTTTATAAAATATGTACATTGTGTATAGATAATGTATGCTTTATTCTAAATATGCATAtactatacatatatatgcatacCTATACACTACATATACAACCGAAGTGTATTGATAGTGTATACTTCGGCCATGTTAGTAATGGCCAAAGTGTACATTTACGTAAGTTTCCCAGTTCGTAATTCATTAAGTACTATAGCTTTTGGATACTGAACACAAGGAAACAGTAAGAAGCTTCCAGAACACAGAGATCCCTGCAAACAGAATGCTAAAGATTGTACATTTCTCTCCTCTATCATACATACCTTTTTAGCTAACATTTGCTTTGTTGCTTCTGTAGCGGTTTGAGCGGGGCCAGAATTTTTCAATTCTGCAGCCCTTTTCTGTTGTTTTTCCTGCAGATGATACCATAAAGCAGAGTGTAATCTTATTCTACAAGGCCTCTAGAGCAAGTACTGTGTATAAGAAATATCACATgcacacttttttttttgatgatagGTCACATGCATGTACTATTCTTGTGGCAAAGTAACTTAGGGAAGAGAGAGCATGTGTAGTCAGTTGTTGTTGCAAGTTCAAGAAAGGTGGACAGGGCAAGACGCAAATCCAACCTACTTTTCACCGGCTTGTGGCGTTTTATTTACTCATCCTTCAACGTAGAATTggtatttaatatattttcgATGAAGAGGCCTAGCGAGTTGGAAGAGGAGGGCTATTGGGAAGAGAAGGAGAGAGGAATAGATGAATATTGAAGGAATTGAAAATCTATTACAAGGGACTAGGAGTTCTTTGGTATTTTTTTGATACTTCAGGTGTAAAGAAAATGTTAAGAGACAGTTGGGTAGAAATTTGGAAGGCCAGTCCTGCAGATGGAAATGTAAGTTTTTGGTACCATCTTAGGGTAATAGACAATTTGATTTATCAAGAAGATAAGAAATAGCACAACCACAGACCAATCTTGTCAttcctttttattatattatgagTAAAAATGTTGGATAACTGACAAGATCAAAACAGACAAAATTAGCAGTTAACATTTATGAACTTACTAAGAAACTAAAAATATCCCTTATTCCTCTCCGTGAAATAGTATTGGAAACAATCTCAAAAGTTTgaccattaaaaaaaaaatgtgtttttgTCTCACTTTTGGATCATGTACCCAATCCCTGAGTTCTTAGAACCATAAGAGAAAACACAAGTCATTTTCAAACATTCGCGGAGTTGAATATGTTAACAAACATCAAATTCTTAACTACCACCAACATCAACAAAATTTCCCTTCTTTATAGTTTCTGGGTTCCTCAACTTGAAACTTTAAGAATCAATTATCACCAGGTAACAAACTCAACATAAGTTCGGAGTATCACCTTTTTTGATTTTGCAACAGAAGCAGCGGTAGCAGCAGCAAACTTCTGTACATCCTCTGGACAGTTAGCTAAAATGAACTCATGATGCTTCTTGGCTTCTAATGCAGCCGCTTCCTTGGCTGCTTGTTCCTACGTCAGAAGAAGGAAGAGGCAGTCAGAAAGTGAGTGCAAACTactgtttttctttctttaatgaaGTTAGTGCAGACTACTGTTATGTGATAGGCAAAATCATCCTAAAGATGGACACAAGGGAGCAAAAGTATAGAAAAGGACTCATTGATTAACCACATTCAACTTAGTAGAAAATACAAAAAGTCATCAAAAATCCTTaattaagaaaacaaaaggGAAATTAATCTATCCTAAATTCATGACAAGATTCCCATTATAACTGATAATTGTAATCTCAAGAACCAGAGGTGTTCATTCAAGTACTTCTTATGCACTAATAAATCCTAAGACCACTATAGGACCTTGCGTTCTACATACCGACTTCACATGGGGATtcatgcaaaaaaaataattaattcacctCAAGATATTCTCGGTTCATTGTTTCCCAAATGATCTTCTTGTAGTGCTTTTCCTGCTCATTGTGAAGATAACTGTCAACCTGACAACAATGCAGGTATAGGGTAACAGGCATGACAAGTTAGTGAACCAGAAAATACATGCCCATAAATGTCGAACTAATACCATTATAAAATTCTTCAATGAGCAATTACTTAATTTCCAGTATCTGTTACATGTTACTTTCCTTATTATGGATGATGTTTCCTAAGCAAAGGATGAAAGCAGGGTCGGGTAGGTATCATACAATGATTTGCTAAGTATCACATGATGAAGAGAAGGATGAAATCGGAAAAAATCACAGCTTTTGCATCTAGACTGACAGATAATTTATAAAAACACTTAAGGAATGTGAGCAGTGGAATTATCCCTACTAGATTTTACAAACATCAAAGAAGTAGCACACCTCTGCATCATCGATATCGGAAAAGTTCTCTGATTCATCATGATCAATACCATCCATGCCATGTAATGTATCAGGAGTCGCAATATGATCAGTTTTAACCACTGAGAATGACCCTGCAATTGAGAGAAAAGTGacattcttttcttcttctttttttgaaaaatgtagAGAAGTGACTTAATCCTCTAGTCCTGATCCAGGACTAAGATTCTTCAAAATTATAGCTGCTGAAGAAAATAAATGCTTACCAACTTGCTCAGATCCTGATTTATGCACATTTTTCACACACTGGGTGTTCCCTCCCTTTTCAGGCTGATCAtcaaccaaaagaaaaaaaagacaacATATAAACGATAAGGCATTATTCAGAAAGCAAGCAAAACCCGACATATTTCCAATAAACACCTAAACTCAAGAACATGGTATTAGTGGCAGTATGGAGTTGCCTAAGGAAGTGCTTCTCGAAAAGAAATCACAGGAAATGCTGGATATTTCCTTTACTATCTAAAGCTAAGAAATTAGTATCAGTATGAGTAAATAGCAGGTCAAATTACAACAGTCAAAAGGGGAAATCTGCATTACAAAGATTTATCTCACAGAAGAGTAATTCATATTGGCTACGCAGAATAATTGATTTGTTCAACGAGAGATAGGGTTGAGGTAAGTAAATATGAGGACTCTTTTCCAGTAGACATTCCCCATTTGTGTAACTAATACACACTTTTTACTAACTAAAGCTTATATTAAAGCATAATATGACAAATAACAGACTGGAACAAGCATATCAAGATATAGGCTTCTTTTGGATTTCTGCAGTTCAACTTGCATTAAatgatttttgtttatttttcacAAATTTGTGGAACTGAAAGGATACATGTGCCAAAGATAAGTCTAGTCGACAGATTTCTTACATTACCTCAATAAAATGTCGTTACAACCCAAAGATTTATCAGAATTCTACATCCTTTTTTGAATTCATGAATCTGCATCTCAACATAGTTTTGGATTCTATATTTAGGTAACTAGATGTTTAGAACTTAGAAGTTCATTAAGTTCTTAATATCTTCAGAAATCCAGAAACAAAGGGAAGTATTATGAGCCTACTGAAAGGATATTTTGCCAAAGCACGACATCCACATTACTTAGTAATTATGAGGTAGCTCTTGCAGGTTTTCAACAATCATACAGTTCACCCATTCACGTGCAGCAGCTTATCTCAGGGTCACTTAGCTTTTTTCAATCAAACTCATTTTATTCTTGAATACAGTCAAGATCACTCACATGAACAATGATTATAAGATCAAATATTGTTTAATAACAAGTAGATCATCACCATACAAGTAAGTGACAGAGAATAAACCTTTATTGTCCCTTAAAGAGGTGGAAAGGATGCATTACGAAACTACGAGGGCTCATCTAACTTTCGTAAGTAGATGTTGTACGAAACACACAATATCTATCTTTTTGCAGGTTGTGCTTTTAAGTTCCTTTTGCAAGCTCATAATTTGGAAATCAATCCCAAGAAAACCCAGCCTCCACAAAGAAATCCACTTCTTCCTACCCCTACTCTATTTTATCATAGATGCCTATTCTTTTCTTTCAAATCTATGCttacaactacaacaacaacaacaacccagtgaaatcccacaacgtgggtctggggagggtagagtgtacgcagaccttactcctaccaagataggacggctgttttcgagagaccctcggctcaaaaaaagcataaaaaggggtcagataaggttaagaaattcaaagcgatataggaaaataaataacgaaagtgtcgcagataaaatagagtaatcaaagtacagaaagtaataaataataacagaaataccAGAAATGGGAGCACAAGAAATTGTAatgtgctaatgcgcctacgaataggaaagaataacgagactatgtactagccttctaccctaatgtgggtcctccacaccctcgtatctaaggtcatgtcctcggtaagctgtaactgcgtcatgtcctgtttaatcacctctccccaatacttcttcggcctacccctacctcttctgtagcTATCCAtggtcaacctctcacacctcctcactggggcatctgtgtctctccttttcacatgcccaaaccatctcagtcgcatttctcgcatcttgtcttccaccgaggccactcccaccttgtctcgaatagcctcatttctaatcatgtcgctcctggtgtggccacacatccatctcaacattctcatctcggtaacgttcatcttttgaatgtgagagatcttaactggccaacactctgccccatacaacatagccggtccaaccaccactttgtagaactagcccttaagttgtggtggcacctttttGTCGCATAGCACTCCTAAagcgagcctctatttcatccaccctgccccaatacgatgtgtgacatcatcgtcaatccccccgctgccttgcatgatagacctaagatacttgaaactacttctcttttggatggcttgggcaccaagcctaacttccacgtcaacctcttgaggtgtctcactgaacttgcactctaagtactctgtcttggtcctactcagcttaaaccctttagactctaaggtatgtctccaatcctctagcttagcgttaactccgctacgagtctcatcgatcaggactatgtcatccgcgaaaagcatacaccatggcacctcaccttgaatttgttgcgtcaattcatccatcaccaaggcaaataaaaatggactaagagttgatccttaatgcaaccccatcacaactgggaagtgttctgagtcccatcctactgtccttaccctggttttggctccctcatatgtccttgatcaccctaatgtatgccacaggtacatttttagcctccaaacatcttcaTAATATCTCTCTTGAAACTTTATCgtggccttttctaggtcgatgaataccatatgcaagtccctcttcctctccctgtactgctccaccagtctcctcataagatggatggcttctgtagttgagcgtcccggtaTAAATCCGAATTGGTTCtttgaaatagacacgcctctcctcgccctcatctccaccactcttttccacactttcatagtgtggcttagtagcttgatacctctatagttgttgcaactctagatatcccctttgtttttgtatagagggatccttacgctcgacctccattcttcaggcatcgttgccgttttaaagatgacattaaataacctagtcagccactccaaacctaccgagctcgcgctcttccaaaatttcccaggaatctcgtcaggtccggttgctcttccccagcgcatcctacgaacagcacccttaacctcttcgaccttaatactcctgaaATACCCAAAATTGTGACGccttccaaatctcccaacacaaagtctctgtcacCTACGTCATCCTAAAATTTTTAGAACTTGAGCTGTGTCTTTTCCAGAAGTCAAAAGCTTTCTTGAAAGCATAAAATTCTACTTCATGACTACAAGGTAATAATGTTTTGGATAAGTAACAGCCCTGAGAAGTACCTCTAAATACTCGCGGACATTGTTCTCCATCTGGTTGGACATGGGAAAACTTGGATCCCCCGCAATTTCTTCAGCATCTTGTTTTGCCATTAATCTTTCCCTCTCAGCACGTTGGAAGGATGGAGGTTCAGATCCTCCATCAAGCCCACCTGAAAGTTTTACAAACTGCAAACACATTCataagtattatatatatgacttcGCAATACTACTAAAAACTTGAAGGACCGGTAGCAAGTAATTACGTCAGTATAACAACGTTCACAAAGGCCATGGGCAAACGGCAGCTTCACACTTTTCTTGTGTTCACATAGCACTTCTGTGATCCCAGATCCTTTTGACCCCGAATAAAGTTGCAGGGACAGTGTCTCTTCTTTCTCAAGCTCCTCAGCTCTTGTATTGAACTCATCAATCTAGTTGCAAGTAATTCAAGCAATAATAtgaaacttggaaaataattttttagctTAAACGCCATGACAACTGAGTCAACTTGCATCAAACTCCAACAATAATGTGCCAAGGAAAAGGGAGGGAGTTACAACTTTTAAATACGCAGGAAAATTGTTTTAACTGTCGGCAATAATAAATAAGC
This window encodes:
- the LOC129886790 gene encoding transcription factor IIIB 60 kDa subunit isoform X2; translated protein: MLCGLGIDGGESIAHPALSFYKIAVEKSFTKGRRKEQVQAACLYIACRENKKPFLLIDFSEYLRINVYILGAVFLQLCKILHLEEHPIVQKPVDPSLFIHRFTDRLFGGRHPNISRSALHILASMKRDWMQTGRKPSGLCGAALYIASLSHGLSCSKSEIIKVVHICEATLTKRLIEFENTESGSLTIDEFNTRAEELEKEETLSLQLYSGSKGSGITEVLCEHKKSVKLPFAHGLCERCYTDFVKLSGGLDGGSEPPSFQRAERERLMAKQDAEEIAGDPSFPMSNQMENNVREYLEPEKGGNTQCVKNVHKSGSEQVGSFSVVKTDHIATPDTLHGMDGIDHDESENFSDIDDAEVDSYLHNEQEKHYKKIIWETMNREYLEEQAAKEAAALEAKKHHEFILANCPEDVQKFAAATAASVAKSKKEKQQKRAAELKNSGPAQTATEATKQMLAKKRLSSKINYDVLEKLFDDSATENPKKARTAYDSMDDNGVKSDKIDPEVDETYEEAFGEDVHYGEDVGGYDYDQHYDLDDY
- the LOC129886790 gene encoding transcription factor IIIB 60 kDa subunit isoform X1, translated to MVWCVNCAQDKPTKDVDGKICCSFCGKVLEEDNFSIEPTFVKNASGQSQLSGSRVSTVQSNYSASRERTLKEAYEGIEGMLCGLGIDGGESIAHPALSFYKIAVEKSFTKGRRKEQVQAACLYIACRENKKPFLLIDFSEYLRINVYILGAVFLQLCKILHLEEHPIVQKPVDPSLFIHRFTDRLFGGRHPNISRSALHILASMKRDWMQTGRKPSGLCGAALYIASLSHGLSCSKSEIIKVVHICEATLTKRLIEFENTESGSLTIDEFNTRAEELEKEETLSLQLYSGSKGSGITEVLCEHKKSVKLPFAHGLCERCYTDFVKLSGGLDGGSEPPSFQRAERERLMAKQDAEEIAGDPSFPMSNQMENNVREYLEPEKGGNTQCVKNVHKSGSEQVGSFSVVKTDHIATPDTLHGMDGIDHDESENFSDIDDAEVDSYLHNEQEKHYKKIIWETMNREYLEEQAAKEAAALEAKKHHEFILANCPEDVQKFAAATAASVAKSKKEKQQKRAAELKNSGPAQTATEATKQMLAKKRLSSKINYDVLEKLFDDSATENPKKARTAYDSMDDNGVKSDKIDPEVDETYEEAFGEDVHYGEDVGGYDYDQHYDLDDY